The nucleotide sequence TAAAACCTGATTTTATTTTGTTGGATGTGTTTGAAAAAGGCCTTTATGGCACCAGCGAGATGGTGATGGATGGATTTATGCATCTGCGCCGAGCCGGAATTCTCAAGCGCACTGTGCAAGATTTTTCCAAAGATGTTCAGCGCTTTTTGCACGGCGCATTTTTTCTGGGAAGTAAAGAGTTTTACCAGTGGCTTCGAGAGCTTTCGCCGTCCGAGCGCAAAGGCATCGGCATGACTCGCGTGTTAAAAATCAATGATCTTTACGACGAAAATGAGATGGCCCTCCGCCGACAAAGAAAAAATGCTCGGTTTTTTAATACTGGAATGTCGGCCACGCTTTTGGGCGAGATGGTCAGCGATACGTTAGAGGACGGCCAGGTGATTAGTGGAGTGGGCGGGCAGTATAATTTTGTAGCCATGTCTCATGAGTTGGCAAACTCGCGGTCTATTTTAATGATCAGAGCCACTCGCGGAGAAGGTGAAAACTTAAAGTCGAACATTCTTTGGAATGCGTCCCGAGTGACGATTCCGCGACACCTTAGAGATATTATTATCACCGAATACGGAATTGCGGATCTTCGGTTTAAGACCGATGAGCAGGTCATTCAAGCAATGATTGAAATCGCCGATACGAGATTTCAGGAAGATCTTCGTCAGACAGCGGTGAAGGCCGGCAAGCTGGATGAAAAATATCAAATTCCTCCTTGGGCCCGAAACAATACATTCGAAAATATTAAAGCCTTCACTCAAAGCGCTCAAGCGGCGGCGTTTGCACCTTTTCCGTTCGGAAGTGATTTTACTCAGGTCGAAGAATCTCTGGTTTTCGCTCTGTTGGAACTTAAAAGGCAGGGGTCCTTGTCAGGACGGATCTCGTTGATTGTCAAAGGTCTAAGAGCACGTGAGGGAAATTTCTCCGAGGAAATGAAGCGCATGGGCTTTAATCAACCTTTGGGGATTAAATCCTGGATCTACAAGCATGCGGTGCTTGGAGCCCTCGCGATTTCCCACGACAAATAGCGATGAGGCC is from Bdellovibrionales bacterium and encodes:
- a CDS encoding acetyl-CoA hydrolase, whose amino-acid sequence is MGTPVYSSFSAFTADLFQKFPQRLRVAYPLGLGKPNQLANLIYQHYKDSPESRLEIFSALSLSLPKAKSEVEARFLNPFLHRHFGENYPELEYVKDIVAQNVPENISVYEFYYQAGVYSHKPEAQRNYVSLNYTFAAQHIFEKNIDAILQLVSKNPETGKYSLSCNPDMTLDVADKYRAAGKPLLVVGVVHPELPYMEGDAEVDADFLSAVIETPELSQPLFALPKNHVDEVDHMIGWHASQVVADDGTLQIGIGSLSDALVHSMILRHQKNSLYRELLNRWWQARGIKPDFILLDVFEKGLYGTSEMVMDGFMHLRRAGILKRTVQDFSKDVQRFLHGAFFLGSKEFYQWLRELSPSERKGIGMTRVLKINDLYDENEMALRRQRKNARFFNTGMSATLLGEMVSDTLEDGQVISGVGGQYNFVAMSHELANSRSILMIRATRGEGENLKSNILWNASRVTIPRHLRDIIITEYGIADLRFKTDEQVIQAMIEIADTRFQEDLRQTAVKAGKLDEKYQIPPWARNNTFENIKAFTQSAQAAAFAPFPFGSDFTQVEESLVFALLELKRQGSLSGRISLIVKGLRAREGNFSEEMKRMGFNQPLGIKSWIYKHAVLGALAISHDK